In the Enterobacter cloacae subsp. cloacae ATCC 13047 genome, TCTGTAGAACACATGGACCTGAAATCACATTCAACGCCGGTTCTCCGGCGTTTTTTCTTATCTGATTAAAGTGAAGGGCTTAGTCAGCTGATTAAGCCTGACTGGCTCTGCAATGTTTTTCTTCAGTTTCCGGAAAGAGTTTCGCATTGCCCGCTTTTTCATCCCCGCCAGAATAGCACTCCTGATTAAGACTAATCCTGGGGTGAATCCTGATGGCAGTACCTTCCAGACGTGTGGCAACGGGCGCTGCCCTCCTCGCCTGTTCAGTTATACAGGCGGGCTGCAGCAGCGCCGTTTCTGATCCCGCGCCCTTTGCAAACGGCCGCTATCAGCAGCCCACCCGCTTCGATGATATTTACCGCAACCGGGCCCCCGACGTGGTTCGCTATGACCGTTATACGCTGGTCAGCACGCGCCCGGACGATGCACAGCGCGATCCACTCAATCAGATTGTCGATATCACCATGCCGGCGCAACTGGTCAAAACGGTCGGTGAGGGCTTTCGCTATCTGCTGCTGGAGTCCGGATATTCACTGTGCTCAGCCACAACCTCCGCATTTTCAGAACTTCTTAGCCGTCCACTGCCGGCCGTTCAGCGTGATATCGGTCCGGTCCGGCTCAGTGAAGCCCTGCAGATTGTGGCCGGCCCGGCCTGGCGACTGAAGGTGGATGACGTTAACCGTGAAATTTGCTTTGAACTGCGGGACCAGTATCGCAGCTTCGCCGCACCGTTGCCGGCTCCGGTCTCACTGGTGTCACAGCATGCACCCGTCAGTCTCCCCCCGGTCATACAGCCAGCCCGGACTGGCGGGGCCGCCGGCACTGTCAATGCTGTGCCGCGTAATCCCTTTACCGGTGATACGAGTATCAACAGCACCCCGGGGACCCTGCAAAAACCGGTACTTACGGCGCAGAACCAGTCCGTCCCGTCACCGGTACTGACAGTGGCGAAGACACCTGCAGCACAGAAGTCTGCTGCGCTGTCGCCAGCCGGGCGCCCGCCGGTGCCACCACCTGCAGCTGCACCGAAAGCGGCCTCATCTCAGAAAACCCCTGTTACAGCCGTTCATCCGGTTACCGTACAGCCAGCTACAGTGAACGCTGCCCGGCAGACTGTGCCCGTCCGGCCCGTCACCTCACTGCCGCCGGCTCCCCCCGTCTCCGGTCAGACCGCTTCTTCATATATACCGGGGGCGCCGGTCACTCCTCAGCCAGTTGGCCAGACGTGGCGTGCCGAACCGGGTTCCACACTGAAAGAGACCCTGACGGGCTGGGCATCAAAGGCGACGTGCAGCAATGGCGGAAACTGGGTGGTCATCTGGCCGGTATCACTGGATTACCGCATTGATGCGCCTCTGGTGTTTCACGGCAACTTCGAATCCGTCCTGGTACAGGTCTTTGATCTCTACCGCAAAGCGGAAAAACCGCTGTTTGCCGAGGCTAACCGCATTCAGTGCCTGATTTCGGTGAGCGATACCCCGACGGGCGGAGGGCACTGATATGGGCTATGCGCTGCCCGTCTTTGTTTTCTGTCTGGTCATTGCGCTGATGGCCGGCGATGCGCAGCGTCACTCCGCTGAACACGTCCGGCTGTCGCTGCAGCAGACCCTGCCTGACCAGCTTGCCACCGACATGCTGCGCACCGCGGATGCGGTGAACAACTGGCGCCACGGCCGGACGGTCGCTGACGGCACGGTGACACCTGCACAGGCCGGCATCGTCCCCGCGCCTGACAGCCGTATTCAGACCGTGATTCAGGGGGGACGCCTCTGGGTCTGGGTTCCCGCCACTGATGGCGTGTATGCGGCACTGCGTACGCAGTCCGTGACCTCGGCACTGGCGCTGACCGTCAGCGGCGGGCGGCTGCGGATGGCGGACGGCACCGATATGAACCTGTCCCTGCCGTCCGGCGTGACGGAGGGCAGCATTGTTTACCTCAACTAACCTCATCAGGGAGCTGCCGATGCCGCGTTTACCTTTCTGCCTGACAGCGCTGGTCGCCGCGCTGGCGCTGTCATCATGTTCGCTGAATGAAATCAGCAAAATGGACAAGGAGGCCTCGGGGCAGGCCGATACCGCTCAGCGCGTACTGCAGAGTCGCCAGACCCTGACTCAGCCCACCGTTGTCTGGTCCGATAAACCCTGGGTGAACCTGCAGCCGGTCACGCCGGTCATCTCCACGCCGGATGAGAAGAACCTGCCCGCCTGCCAGATTACGATTAACCGGCCGGAGGGGATTTCGCTGCCGGAGCTGGGGCAGCGTATCACCGCGCTCTGCGGCATCCGCGTTTCCATCACGCCGGATGCCTTTGCCGCACTGAGCAGCATTTCCACCGGCAGCGTGGTGACGTCGCAAATGAACGGTCAGTTGCCGGCACCGGATGATAATGGCCGCGTACCTTTGTCACAGATGGGCACCACGTCTGCGCAGCCCGTCTCCGTTCAGTCATCTCCTTCGCTTATCCGGGGCCTGAAATATCAGGGCGATATCCGCGGGCTGCTGGATATGGCAGCGAGTGGTCTGGGACTGTCATGGCGCATCGACAGCAGCGGCGTGTATTTCTACCAGCAGGATACGCGTACCTTTCAGCTCGTCATCCTCAACACGAAGGTGAACAGCAGTGCCTCCATCAACTCCGGCTCCGGTAATCAACTTGGCAGCGGTGGCGGTACATCCGGGGGGACCACCGGCGACATCAGCTCGAACCAGAAGACCGACTATGGCATGAACAGCGACCTGTACGATGACATCAAAAAAACGGTTGAGCAGATGGTGACGCCAAAATCCGGCCGCTTCTGGCTGTCGTCTGCCACCGGTACGCTCAGCGTAACGGATACACCCGATGTTCTGAATCGTATCGGTCGCTATATCGAATACCAGAACAAGGTTCTGAGCCGTCAGGTCCAGCTTAATATCCAGATTGTCAGCGTCAACCAGACGCGTAACGAGCAGATGGGACTGGACTGGGGACTGGTCTATAAATCGCTGCAGAACGTGGGTGCCAGCCTGACCGGCTCAATGGCGAACGCCTCCTCATCCGCCGCCAGCGCCGGTATCTCCATTCTTGATACGGCCAGCGGCAATGCCGCTAAATTCTCCGGCTCCAGCCTGCTCATTCATGCCCTGTCTGAGCAGGGCAACGTCAGCATGGCGCTGAACCAGACCGACCCGACCGCCAACCTGACGCCGGTGGCCTATCAGCTCTCGAAATCCACCGGGATGCTGACCAGCTCCAGCTCGACGGCCACCGCCAACGTGGGGGTGACGTCAACGATGACCACGACCAACGTCACCACCGGTCTGTTCATGACCATGCTGCCCTTCATTCAGGAAAACGGTGATGTGCAGCTGCAGTTTGCCTTCAGTTATACCAGCCCGCCGGATATCAAAAGCTTTGTCAGCCGGGACGGTAATACCCGCAATGATACCGCAGACACCTCTACCGAAGGGCTCGCCCGTAAGGTCAACCTGCGCTCGGGCCAGACGCTGGTCCTGACCGGTTCTGAACAGCAGAACGTCTCGGCGGATAAGCAGGGCACCTTTACGCCGGGCAACTTTATCCTGGGCGGCGGTCAGACCGGCTCGCGGGGCCGTACCACGCTCGTCATCATGATCACCCCTGTTCTGCTGAGGTAACGATGTCATCACAGAAAAAAACAGCACGCCGCACCGGTATTCGTCTCACACACCACCGGCGCGACTGGATGGCCGGTCTTCACTGGGCGCCGCAGCACAGTGTACTCAGTGTTCGTCTGCGGGGCAGGGCCTCGCCGGACACCCACTGCGTGACGGCCGGCAGAGGCAGCGCTTCCATGGCGGGCGTTGTCTCCCCGGGACGCGTGCGTCACCGCCTTTATGCCCTTGCCGTGGCTTTTCAGTTGTCCGAAGGCGGTAATGCCTGGGGTATTTACCGTCTGAGCCGCGATGAAGACCTGTGGGTGTTCTTTGCCGCCAGTGGGGGGCAGCTTTCCGTGATGGGCGACGTGACCGGCACGCGGGCATTCATTGAGTCAGCCGCACAGAATTTTCTGCGCTTTAACGATGCCGATGCGCCGGGCCTGCGCTGTGCGGCCACGGCTGAGGATGGCCGCGATGCCACCACGCTCACGGACAGGCTGAGTGGTGCACAGCTCAGGCGCTGCCGCCTGCGAAAACGCCTGGCACCAATGTCGCTCATCCTGCCGGCTGTCGTGCTCACCCTGGCGACGGCTGCCGGCGTTTACTGGCACGATACCGTGCAGCAGCAGGCAGACCGGGATAAGGCGATGGAGGCTTCTCGCTCCCGTGTGGCGCCGAAAAACGATAAACCTGCCCTCCCGGCCCGTGCACCGCACCCGTGGGCCTCACAGCCTCCGGTGTCAGTGCTGCTCAGCAACTGCTGGCTGACGCGGGAGCCGGTCTTTGCCTCGGTGG is a window encoding:
- a CDS encoding TcpQ domain-containing protein — translated: MAVPSRRVATGAALLACSVIQAGCSSAVSDPAPFANGRYQQPTRFDDIYRNRAPDVVRYDRYTLVSTRPDDAQRDPLNQIVDITMPAQLVKTVGEGFRYLLLESGYSLCSATTSAFSELLSRPLPAVQRDIGPVRLSEALQIVAGPAWRLKVDDVNREICFELRDQYRSFAAPLPAPVSLVSQHAPVSLPPVIQPARTGGAAGTVNAVPRNPFTGDTSINSTPGTLQKPVLTAQNQSVPSPVLTVAKTPAAQKSAALSPAGRPPVPPPAAAPKAASSQKTPVTAVHPVTVQPATVNAARQTVPVRPVTSLPPAPPVSGQTASSYIPGAPVTPQPVGQTWRAEPGSTLKETLTGWASKATCSNGGNWVVIWPVSLDYRIDAPLVFHGNFESVLVQVFDLYRKAEKPLFAEANRIQCLISVSDTPTGGGH
- a CDS encoding PilN family type IVB pilus formation outer membrane protein, which codes for MPRLPFCLTALVAALALSSCSLNEISKMDKEASGQADTAQRVLQSRQTLTQPTVVWSDKPWVNLQPVTPVISTPDEKNLPACQITINRPEGISLPELGQRITALCGIRVSITPDAFAALSSISTGSVVTSQMNGQLPAPDDNGRVPLSQMGTTSAQPVSVQSSPSLIRGLKYQGDIRGLLDMAASGLGLSWRIDSSGVYFYQQDTRTFQLVILNTKVNSSASINSGSGNQLGSGGGTSGGTTGDISSNQKTDYGMNSDLYDDIKKTVEQMVTPKSGRFWLSSATGTLSVTDTPDVLNRIGRYIEYQNKVLSRQVQLNIQIVSVNQTRNEQMGLDWGLVYKSLQNVGASLTGSMANASSSAASAGISILDTASGNAAKFSGSSLLIHALSEQGNVSMALNQTDPTANLTPVAYQLSKSTGMLTSSSSTATANVGVTSTMTTTNVTTGLFMTMLPFIQENGDVQLQFAFSYTSPPDIKSFVSRDGNTRNDTADTSTEGLARKVNLRSGQTLVLTGSEQQNVSADKQGTFTPGNFILGGGQTGSRGRTTLVIMITPVLLR
- the pilO2 gene encoding type 4b pilus protein PilO2 gives rise to the protein MSSQKKTARRTGIRLTHHRRDWMAGLHWAPQHSVLSVRLRGRASPDTHCVTAGRGSASMAGVVSPGRVRHRLYALAVAFQLSEGGNAWGIYRLSRDEDLWVFFAASGGQLSVMGDVTGTRAFIESAAQNFLRFNDADAPGLRCAATAEDGRDATTLTDRLSGAQLRRCRLRKRLAPMSLILPAVVLTLATAAGVYWHDTVQQQADRDKAMEASRSRVAPKNDKPALPARAPHPWASQPPVSVLLSNCWLTREPVFASVAGWRFTDGECVPEGLRLRFVATPGSTVEDFSRRARELLGHAAVFNLQEGGKNGDVFIPFRKYLAGEYTDEALPGAEAQLMRFISHLQRRNLDVKFTEVKPPAVAPGQEKNTPVQDWREFTFSVSSRLQPERLLQDFDAAGLRLTSVSITMSPQGQFGYTMKGSIYAQN
- the pilM gene encoding type IV pilus biogenesis protein PilM, with translation MGYALPVFVFCLVIALMAGDAQRHSAEHVRLSLQQTLPDQLATDMLRTADAVNNWRHGRTVADGTVTPAQAGIVPAPDSRIQTVIQGGRLWVWVPATDGVYAALRTQSVTSALALTVSGGRLRMADGTDMNLSLPSGVTEGSIVYLN